A portion of the Gloeocapsa sp. PCC 73106 genome contains these proteins:
- a CDS encoding nidogen-like domain-containing protein yields MNRNLFKTFPAIAATASLTLIASLGFSNATLAQNGPIRPGFNSGNLPRNDDGSTEFIDLSFDLNFFGADYEGLYVNNNGNVTFEGPLSTFTPFGLANVETPIIAPFFADVDTRNEDSAIVTYGSGQVDGRPAFGVNWDSEGVGYFSNRADKLNQFQLVVVDRSDTGAGNFDFEFNYNQIEWETGDASQGQNGLGGVSAAVGYSNGLVGDDNVSLEFIGSRAPGTFLDNGIAPLIESSLNSGVDGRYRFAVRDGDQIPPGTTPEEPVLPDVDPENPQLFNFANIPIGQNGFGVQPDLPLFFDPEIAVGYNYEITDGPGFASILIPEALPNGDSEFLLELPGFSDPFTLIAGTSFNLLEQNPNGFRRFSITGIDPEELLDPTDTLAFVTGLTFTEAGVVSFTQSAIVEDTNGGGGGEPIPEPTTMLASILIGFAGLKLKAKRK; encoded by the coding sequence ATGAACAGAAATCTTTTTAAAACATTTCCTGCTATTGCGGCAACGGCTTCTCTAACGCTTATCGCTAGTTTGGGGTTCTCTAACGCTACTTTGGCACAAAATGGTCCTATCAGACCTGGTTTTAATAGTGGTAACCTCCCTCGTAATGATGATGGCTCAACTGAATTTATCGATCTTTCCTTTGACCTAAACTTTTTTGGTGCTGACTACGAAGGGTTATACGTTAACAACAACGGTAACGTTACTTTTGAGGGACCCCTAAGCACTTTTACCCCCTTTGGCTTAGCTAACGTTGAAACACCGATCATCGCTCCATTTTTCGCCGATGTGGATACGAGAAATGAAGACTCTGCTATAGTAACCTATGGTTCAGGACAAGTAGACGGTCGCCCTGCTTTTGGTGTTAACTGGGACAGTGAAGGTGTAGGATATTTTAGTAATAGAGCTGATAAGCTGAACCAATTCCAGTTAGTTGTGGTTGATCGCTCTGATACCGGTGCGGGAAACTTTGATTTTGAGTTTAACTACAATCAGATCGAATGGGAAACTGGAGACGCTAGTCAGGGACAAAATGGTTTAGGCGGAGTTTCTGCTGCGGTTGGTTACTCCAATGGTTTAGTAGGTGATGATAACGTTTCACTAGAATTTATCGGTTCTCGCGCACCTGGTACTTTCCTAGACAATGGGATCGCACCTTTAATTGAGAGTAGTTTGAATAGTGGAGTAGATGGACGCTACCGCTTTGCTGTACGAGATGGGGACCAAATTCCTCCAGGGACAACACCAGAAGAACCCGTGTTACCCGATGTTGATCCTGAGAACCCTCAGTTATTCAACTTTGCTAATATACCCATCGGACAGAATGGTTTTGGTGTTCAACCAGATTTACCCCTGTTTTTCGACCCAGAGATAGCGGTTGGTTACAACTACGAGATTACCGACGGACCAGGTTTTGCTTCTATCTTGATTCCTGAAGCATTACCCAATGGTGATAGCGAGTTTTTACTAGAATTACCAGGATTTTCTGATCCCTTTACTCTGATTGCGGGAACTTCCTTTAATTTACTAGAACAGAATCCCAATGGTTTTAGACGTTTTAGTATTACGGGAATTGATCCTGAAGAATTGCTCGATCCTACTGATACATTGGCTTTTGTCACAGGTTTAACCTTTACCGAAGCGGGAGTCGTTTCTTTCACTCAATCGGCGATCGTCGAAGATACTAATGGCGGCGGCGGTGGTGAACCCATACCAGAACCTACCACCATGTTAGCTAGCATTCTTATCGGTTTTGCTGGTCTTAAATTGAAAGCAAAAAGAAAATAA